AGCGAGCCGCTGGTGCTGGCTTTCCGGCGCTGGTTGCTGGACGAAGCCGCCGCATCGGCCGGTGACGACCCCGCCGACGCCGGCTGATCGGCCAGCCGCCGGGACGCGGAACGGATGTGGCGCTGAATCGCCTGTTCGGCCGCCGCCGCGTCACCGTCGGCGATGGCCTGGTACACCGCCCGGTGTTCGTCCTGCGCCTGCTGGGACAGGCCATCGTCGCGTGCGCTGCGGCTGCGCGACACGTCGATCGCCACCGCATAGAAGCTGCGCAGATAGGCCATGAACATGCCGTAGTGGCGGTTGCCGGTGGCCTCGGCGATGGTGCGGTGAAACTCCAGGTCGGCCTCGCTGCCGCTGGTGCCGGCGGCCAGCGCCTCGGCCATGTCGTCGAGGCAACGCTTGAGTCGTTCCAGCTGCGCCGGCGTGCGACGTGTGGCGGCCAGGGCGGCCGCCGTCCCTTCAACGCCCAGACGCAGCTCGGCCAGCTCCAGGATGCTTTCGGTCGATTGCGCCGACGGTGCCTCGAAGCGGAACGGCGTGCGCGCCGAAGTCGCCAGCACGAAGCTGCCGCGCCCCTGCTGGGTATCGATCAGACCGTCGGATTTCATGCGCGCCATCGCCTCGCGCAACACGGTGCGGCTAACGCCGTAATGGCTGCAGAGCGCGGGCTCGGTCGGCAGTTTCGCGCCGACGGGGTATCGGCCGGCGGCGATGTCTGCCGAAAAAGCCTGCACCAGCCGTTCCGGCAGGGAGGTGGAAACGAGGGTCATGGGGCGAAGATACCGCAGGCAAACTCATACTATGATCTTACGTATTATGAATATGAAGACGCCCACCGGCCATCTCCATCAGATCGCCCGTATTGATCCACCCGTACCCACGGCCACGCTCTACCGCGACTTTCTGCTGGCGCTGCGGGCTGCCGGCTTTCGCGGCGAAATCGGCGATGCGCACGGCGAGCGCCTGGTGCTGGCCACCGACAACTCCATCTACCAGCGCCTGCCGCAGGCCGTGATCTACCCCAAAGACAGCACCGATGTGCAGCACCTGGCCCGGCTGATCGACCAGCCCGCCTGGCGCCGTATCGCCCTGGCACCGCGCGGCGGCGGCACCGGCACCAACGGCCAGTCGCTCACCGCCGGCATCGTGGTCGACCTGTCGCGCCACATGAACCGCATCCTGGAGATCGACCCCGCCGCCCGCCGGGTCCGCGCGCAGGCCGGCGTGGTGAAAGATCAGCTCAACGCCGCGCTGCGTCCGCACGGCCTGTTCTTCGCGCCGGAACTGTCCACCTCCAACCGCGCCACCATCGGCGGCATGGTCAGCACCGACGCCAGCGGACAGGGCAGCTGCACCTACGGCAAGACCCGCGACCACGTGCTGGCGCTCGACTGCGTGCTGCCCGGCGGCGAGATGCTGCACAGCGAGGCCATCGACGATGCGACGCTGGCGCGCCTCTGCGCCCAGCCGGGCCGCGTCGGTGATGCATACCGCGCGGCCGAGAAGATCCAGCGCGAGCAGCAGACGCTCATCGACGCGGTGTTTCCGCCGCTCAACCGCTGCCTCACCGGCTACGACCTGGCGCACCTGCGCGAGGCCGACGGCCGTTTCAACCTCAACAGCGTGCTCTGCGGCTCCGAAGGCTCGCTCGGCTTCCTGGTGGAGGCCACGCTCAACGTGCTGCCGATCCCGAAGCATTCGGTGCTGGTGAACATCCGCTACGCCGGCTTCATGGACGCGCTGCGCGATGCCCGCGCGCTGATGGCCCTGAAGCCGCTGTCGATCGAGACGGTGGATTCGCGCGTGCTGATGCTGGCCATGAACGACATCGTCTGGAACGGCGTGGCCGAATACTTTCCCGCCGACGAGCAACGACCCACGCGCGGCATCAACCTGGTGGAATTCAGCGGCGACGACGAGGCCGAGCTCCGCGCGCGGGTCGACGCATTCGTCGCCCACCTGCAGGCCGACCGGAGCGTGGAGCGCCTCGGCCACACCCTGGCCGCGGGCCATGCGGCGGTGGAGCGGGTGTATGCGATGCGCAAGCGTTCGGTCGGGCTGCTCGGCAATGTCGACGGCGAAGTGCGGCCGCAGCCTTTCGTCGAAGACACCGCCGTTCCGCCGGAGCACCTGGCCGACTACATCGCCGAGTTCCGCGCCCTGCTCGACGGCCACGGCCTCACCTACGGCATGTTCGGCCACGTCGACGCCGGCGTGCTGCACGTGCGCCCGTCGCTCGACATGAAAGACCCGGCACAGGCTGCGCTGGTGCGCCCCATCTCCGACGGCGTGGCCGCCCTCACCCGCAAGTACGGCGGGCTGCTGTGGGGCGAGCACGGCAAGGGCGTGCGTTCGGAATATTCGCCCGCCTTCTTCGGTGAGCTGTATCCGGCGCTGCAGTCGCTCAAGACCGCGTTCGATCCTTTCAACCAATTGAACCCCGGCAAGATCGCCACGCCGGCGGCCGGCGGCGGCACGCTGCTGAAGATCGACGAAGTGCCCCTGCGCGGCGAGGCCGACCGGCAGATCGACGAGCGGGTCTGGCAGTCCTACGGCGCGGCCATGCACTGCAACGGCAACGGTGCCTGCTACAACTTCGATCCCGACGACGCCATGTGCCCGTCGTGGAAAGCCACCCGCGAACGCATCCATTCGCCCAAGGGCCGGGCCTCGCTGATGCGCGAATGGCTGCGGCTGCAGGGCGCCGCCGGCATCGACGTGCTGGAAGCCCGACGCCGGCCGGCCTCGTTTCTGGCCAGCCTGCCCGCGCGCTGGCGCAACAGCCGCGCCCAGCGCGCGGGCACGCCGGACTTTTCGCACCAGGTGTACGACGCCATGGCCGGCTGCCTGGCCTGCAAGTCCTGCGCGGGGCAATGCCCGGTGAAGGTGAGCGTGCCGGAGTTCCGTTCGCGCTTCCTCCAGCTCTACCACCAGCGCTATCTGCGCCCGTTGAAGGACTACCT
The nucleotide sequence above comes from Xylophilus sp. GOD-11R. Encoded proteins:
- a CDS encoding FadR/GntR family transcriptional regulator, whose protein sequence is MTLVSTSLPERLVQAFSADIAAGRYPVGAKLPTEPALCSHYGVSRTVLREAMARMKSDGLIDTQQGRGSFVLATSARTPFRFEAPSAQSTESILELAELRLGVEGTAAALAATRRTPAQLERLKRCLDDMAEALAAGTSGSEADLEFHRTIAEATGNRHYGMFMAYLRSFYAVAIDVSRSRSARDDGLSQQAQDEHRAVYQAIADGDAAAAEQAIQRHIRSASRRLADQPASAGSSPADAAASSSNQRRKASTSGSLARDSGMTNQ
- a CDS encoding FAD-binding and (Fe-S)-binding domain-containing protein; the protein is MKTPTGHLHQIARIDPPVPTATLYRDFLLALRAAGFRGEIGDAHGERLVLATDNSIYQRLPQAVIYPKDSTDVQHLARLIDQPAWRRIALAPRGGGTGTNGQSLTAGIVVDLSRHMNRILEIDPAARRVRAQAGVVKDQLNAALRPHGLFFAPELSTSNRATIGGMVSTDASGQGSCTYGKTRDHVLALDCVLPGGEMLHSEAIDDATLARLCAQPGRVGDAYRAAEKIQREQQTLIDAVFPPLNRCLTGYDLAHLREADGRFNLNSVLCGSEGSLGFLVEATLNVLPIPKHSVLVNIRYAGFMDALRDARALMALKPLSIETVDSRVLMLAMNDIVWNGVAEYFPADEQRPTRGINLVEFSGDDEAELRARVDAFVAHLQADRSVERLGHTLAAGHAAVERVYAMRKRSVGLLGNVDGEVRPQPFVEDTAVPPEHLADYIAEFRALLDGHGLTYGMFGHVDAGVLHVRPSLDMKDPAQAALVRPISDGVAALTRKYGGLLWGEHGKGVRSEYSPAFFGELYPALQSLKTAFDPFNQLNPGKIATPAAGGGTLLKIDEVPLRGEADRQIDERVWQSYGAAMHCNGNGACYNFDPDDAMCPSWKATRERIHSPKGRASLMREWLRLQGAAGIDVLEARRRPASFLASLPARWRNSRAQRAGTPDFSHQVYDAMAGCLACKSCAGQCPVKVSVPEFRSRFLQLYHQRYLRPLKDYLIGSLESTVPWMARAPWLYNRLIASAPVARWLEHHAGMVDSPLLSRYDFGATLRRWQVRPASAATLSALSAAQRARSVILVQDAFTRYFETPLAAAWIELAARLGYTVYLAPFRPNGKPLQVQGFLAAFDRAAGRNAAQLAELAAFGIALVGLDPAMTLVYRQEYRKTESAAACPPVLLPQEWLAEASLGEAVSPDNAAYAFRLLSHCTEKTTTPASPGQWKAVFARFGLTLSLQASGCCGMSGTYGHETRNRQTSERIFEQSWGRIVDERTASEELLATGYSCRSQADRQRGVRLRHPLEVLLAFVKQGQAHAL